The following is a genomic window from bacterium.
GCGGGGCCGGCACCCCCCCGGCCTCGATCCCGGCCCCGGTGACCCAGCTCATGACCATCACCGAGCCCGGCCCCACCGGCGCAGTTCAGATTACCGGGGCTCCGGGAGCGGCCCAGCCCAATGCCACCGTCCAAGCCCGCAACGTCAACCAGCTCGGGCCTTTCACGTGGCTGAAGGAGCTGCTGCTACGCAGCGCCCACGCCCAGACTTTCGAGACCGAGACGATCGCCGACGCCCAAGGCGCCTTCAACCTCTTGATCGATGGCGCCAGCGGCGATCGGATCGACATCCGGCAAGAGCTCAATGGCGAGTTCAGCAACGCGGTGTCGCTGACGGTGCCGTAGGGATTTACCCCCCTTTGAAAAAGGGGGGCTGGGGGGATTTGAAAGCCATCGCAAAGCAAGGAGTTCGATCTCCAGGCTTTTTTCCTCCAGCGATCGCTTTAAATCCCCCTTAATCCCCCTTTTTCAAAGGGGGATATCATCGAGTACAGTTCAACCCATTGCTGAACTGACAGCTCCTCGGCCCGGGCACCAGCGGTGGCGCCGACCGCGACCAGCCGCGCTTCGACTTCAGCCGCCGAAATCCCTCCCAAGGCCGGCCGCAGGTTCTGGCGGAGCATTTTGCGGCGCTGGGCAAAACCGGTCTTGACGAAGCTCTCGAAGCTCTCCCACTTCGCCCGCGGCAAGGCCGGCCTTTCCCGCAGCTCAAAGGCCAAAACCAGGCTCTCGACCTGAGGCGGCGGCCGAAAGGCCTCGGGCGGAACCCGGCAGACCAAGCGGGTTTCGGCCGCCAGCTGGGTGAAGACGCTGAGCGAGCCGTAGTCCTTGGTTCCGGGCTTGGCGAGCAGCCTCTCCCCCACTTCCTTCTGAAACATCAGCACCAAGCGGCTGGCCGGCGCCAGCTCGTGCAGCAGCTTGCTCAAGATCGCGGTGCCGACGTTGTAGGGCAGGTTGGAAACGACCTTGAAGGCCTTGCCGAGCCGGGCTTCGAGCTGGGCCGTCTCGACTTCCAAAAAATCGGCCTCGAGGATTTCGACCCTGGAAGCGTCGAGCTTCTCGCGCAATCCAGCCGCCAATTCGCGGTCTTTTTCGACCAGCAGCAAAGCGGCTCCGGTCTTGGCCAAGGGCAAAGTCAGGGCACCCCGGCCCGGCCCGATCTCCAGGACCTTCTCGCCGGCCTTGAGATCGAGAGCCCGCAGGATTCGATGGATGATCCCTTCCCGGATCAGGAAATGTTGGCCGAGCGATTTTTTGGCGAAGGTCGAGGAAATATCAGGCTCCGAGCGGCAAACGGGCAAAGGCGTTGAGCGTCAGAGGGCTGGTCATGCCGCGCTCCAAATAGCGCTCGCCGACCGCCGCGATCATGGCTCCGTTGTCAGTGCAGTATTTCGGCGCCGGCAAAATCAATTCGACTCCGCGCTCGGCGGCGAGCTCGGCCAAGGCTTGGCGCAGCGGCCCATTGCAGGCCACTCCGCCGGCCACCGCGAGCTGGTGAACCGGGTGCTTCTCCAAAGCCCGGCGGACAATGGCGATAAGAGCCCGGACCGCTCCCTTCTGAAAGGAAGCCGCCAAATCGGCATAGCGCGATTCTTCCAAGCCCTCGAGGTATTCGGTGGCCGCGGTCTTCATGCCGCTGAAGCTGGTGTGCAGCGGCTTGCCCTTCACTTGGGGAACCGAGAAAGCGAAAGCCTCGGGATCGCCCTCCTCCGCCAACTTCTGAATGGCCGGACCGCCGGGGAAAGGCAGGCCCATTCGCTTCGCGATCTTGTCGAAAGCCTCGCCGGCGGCGTCGTCGACGGTGTGGCCGAGGAGGCGGTAACGGCCGAAACTCTCGATCTCGTAAAGGTGGGTATGGCCGCCGGAAACCGCCAAGCCGAGCAGCGGGAAGCGCGGCTCATTTTCCAAAAAAGAGCTCCAGAGATGGCCTTCGATATGATGGATGCCGCGGAAAGGCAGCTTCGAAGCGAAGGCCAAGCCTTTGGCGAAATTGAGTCCCACCAAGAGCGAGCCGACCAAGCCCGGCGCGTGGGTCGCGGCCAAGCCCTCGACCTGATCGAGCGATTTGCCGGCCTTGCTCAAAGCCAGCTCCAAGGTGCTTTCCAAATGGTCGAGATGGCGACGCGAGGCGATTTCCGGCACCACCCCGCCGAAGGGCGCGTGGTCCAAGGTTTGGCTGGCGGTCACGTTGGAAAGAACCCGACCTTTCTCGACCAAGGCCATCGAGAGATCGTCGCAGGAGGATTCAATGCCGAGGACGAGCATGCTTCGAGGCCTAGAAGAGCGGAGCCGAGCCGGAGCCGGCGGTGTCCGGCGGCAGCGGCGTCGGAGTCTTGGGAGCCGGCGCCGGGGTGGCGGCCGGCAGCGGCGCCCGCGGCATTGGTTGGGGTTTCATCAGCGGCCGGTTGGCGCCGGGGGCTTCGGTTCCGGTATTTTTCGGCGCCGGCGCCGGAGTGGCGCCCGGCGGGCTCAAAGCCACGTTGGTTTTGTTTTTTTCCATTTCTTCCATTCTCGTCAGGCGCCCTTGCGCCAGATAAGCTTCAGCGCTCCCAGGATAAGCCGAAATCGCCTTCTGATAAAAGAGCTTGGCTTCGGCTGGCTTATTCAGCTTCTGGAAGGCCAGCCCTTGCTTGTAGACCGCCTCTTTGACCCGGGGATGCTGGGGATATTTGGTGGCCAAGACCTGGAACTCGCTGATCGCCTTGGCGTAATCGCCCAGCGAGTAGAAGGATTCGGCGACCCAGTACTGGGCGCTGCCGTTCAAGTTGCTCTGGGGGTACTTCCGGATGAAGCCCATGAAGCCCGAGGCCGCGGCTCGGTAATCCCGGGCATTGGTCAGGTTGAGCAGGGATTGAAAATCGGCGACCTCTTGGGTCGAGGCCGAGGGCGCGGCCGCAGCCGGCGCGGTGCCGGGCGCCGCCGGCGTCAGCTTGGTATTGAGGTCCTTGAGCAGGTTGTGGATCTGGCCGATTCGGTCTTCGAGACCGCTGACCCGCTGGTCCAAATCTTGGTAGACCCGCTCCGATTCCTTGCGAAGATAATCGGTGCTGTCCAGCGTGCCCTTGATCGACCGAAACTCCTGACGGATCTCGTTCATCGAGTTCACCGCCTGCGCGACTTCCTGATTGTTCTTATCGATTCGGGCCTGCAGGTCGGCCATGGTTTGGGCGCGACCCGAGGTCGGGAGCACGGAAAGCGCTCCCAAAATTCCAGCCCAAATAAAGGTCTGCGAAAGCTTCGGAAAGCTGGGGTTCATGGTTGTCCTCCAAATAAAAAACCACAGAGTCGATACGCTTGGCGACCGGCTCTGTGGTTTCTTAAAATCGCGAATTATTTGCGGCCTTTAAAGTCATCGCGCCGGTTCGCATCCCAAGCTGCTTGATTATGCTCGGGATTTACCGGCCGGGACTCGCCGTAGCTGATCGTGCTCATGCGGTCGGAAGAGATTCCCAAATTGCTCAGATAACTTTTGGCGGCATTGGCCCGCCGTTCGCCGAGGGCTAAATTGTACTCTTCGGTCCCCCACTCATCGGTGTTGCCCTCGATGATAATGTTGACCTTGGGGTTGCTTTTCAACCATTCGGCATGATTGTTCAGCTTTTGGCTGGCATCGGACCGAATGTTGTACTTGTCAAAATCGAAATGAATGGCTTCGAGTGGAACACTCATCGTGTCGACCCCTTCGTCCGAGGCGACTGGCCCCTTCTTTTGACAGGCGGCGGCACCCACCACGAGACCCGCGGTCAAAGCGAGCGTAAGAATTTTGCGATAGGCTTTCATGGTCATCGTCCTCCGTTTTCGTAAATTCGGCATAATGCAACGTGTTAATTAATAGACTTTAAAGAAGGCCTTCCGGCCCGGTCAAGCAAGAAAATCCGATAGTTATCTTCTCTCAGCTTGGTTAAAATTTTAGCAAAAGACGGACCAAGCCTTGAAAAAACTACGAATTCATCTGATTCAATTCCCCACCGTGGCCGGCCGGCCGCTCATGACCTTGGCCCGGGTCAGCCAGCGTTTAAGCGGTTTCACCCCAAAGGCCGGTGACTGGCTGCTTTTTCCTGAAATGTGGCCATCGGGGTTTTCGCTGGCCGATGCCCCTCGGCTGCAGGAGGAAACTGAGGCTTGCTTTTCTTGGCTTCAGGCCTATGCCCGGCGCTTCAAGGCCTACTTGGCCGGATCGATGCTGGAGCTGAGCGGCCGCCGCGGTTTCAACCGAGCCTACGTGATCGGGCCTTCGGGAAGGCTGAAAGCCTCCTACCGCAAGATCCACCTCTTCGAGCATGGCGGCGAGCATCGCTACTTTTCTCCGGGCAAGGCCCCCAGCCTTTTCACCAGCCCTTGGGGCAAGATCGGCCTGGCGATCTGCTACGACCTCCGTTTCCCCGAGCTGTTCCGGCGCCTTTCCCAAGAGGGCGCCAAGATCTTCCTGGTCCCCAGCGCCTGGCCCCGGGAGCGGATCGACCATTTTCTAAGCTTGCTCAAAGCGCGAGCCATCGAAAATCAGGCCTATGTCGTCGGGGTGAACAAGGTGGGACCGGGGTTCCACCGGGCGCCGCTGATCTACGGCGGACACTCGGCGGCTTTCGACCCTTGGGGCGGGAGTTTGGCCCAGATGGATGCTCGGCCCGGCCGCCGGACGGTGGAGCTCGATATGGCCCATTTGGAGGAGATTCGACGGCGCTATCCCTTTTTGCGAAGCCGCGTGCTAGGCTAGGGCCCGGAATGTCCGGAGGATGCTCGGTTGGAAGGACGCAGTAAAAAAGAGAAAAGACTCTATCCGCGAAAGCCGATCCGCACTCAAGTCGTCTTCGAGAACGAGGACAGCGAGGGCGTGCTTTACTTCTTCTCGACCGATATCAGCGCCGGCGGCCTCTTCCTGGAGACCGATTTGCCGATCCGCCTCGGCACCCAGGTTTTCCTTCGCTTCAGCCTCATCCCCAAGGCCCGCCCGATCCAAGCCACCGGCGAAGTGGTCCGGGTCATGCGCGACCGCAACGAAGCCGGCGAGGGCAAGGTCGGCATCGGCATTCGCTTCATCTACATCCACCCGCTCGACCGCGAGCTGATCCAGGACTTCATCGGTCCGGCCACGGCACAGAGGCGGTAGGGGCACCCCTTGCGGGTGCCCTTCTGCAGCGATAGTGCCTGGGCGGGGGCAAGCCCCGCCCCTACTCCCTGAACAATTTCATCCCCACCTCGTAGAGCCCGGCCAGGTCGTGAATGTCGTGCTCCAGCTGGGGCATGATCTTGAAGATCAAGCCCTGACGAGCCAAGTCCAGCCGGTCGCGAAAGGCTTCGATCTCCCGGCGGTCGCGCTCGGACAAGCTCTGGAAGAGATAAGCCAGCTCGCGGTACTCGGCCTGGGTCTTGGGTTTGAGGGCTTTGGGCGGTTCGGCCGGCCCCTCGGGCTTGAGCTGGACCCGATTGAAGATGAAGCCGGCGAAGGGCAAGGAATTCTGCTCGATCTTGCGGTGGAAGTACTCGGCCTCCCGCAGCGGGATCGGCTGGGGGGCGGCGATCAGCAAGAAGCCGGTTTCCTTGTCGTGCAGCAGGAGCTCGACCTTTTGGGCTCGCTCCTGAAAACCTTCGAGCAAGCCCGAAACCGAGACCAGCATCTTGGAAAGATCCTGGAGAAATTCGAAGCCGGCGACCTTGTCGAAGGTTTTGAAGACCCGCTTCACCGAGCGGTCGAGCATTTGGAGCGAGCTCTTGCCGACGAAGAGCGAGGGCTTGAGGAACCACTTCATCACGCTGTCCCCGACCATCGCGCTCATCTTCCCGGGGGCATCGAGGAAGTCGAGAGCATGGCGCGAGGGCGGCGTGTCCAGCACCACCAAGTCATAGTCCCGCTCCTCCACCACCTCGTAGAGCTTCTCCATTGCCATGTACTCCTGGGAGCCGGCGATCATGCTGGAAAGATGCTGGTAGAGCTGGTTCTCGAGGATGGCTTGGGCCTTCTCGGGACTGGGGGCGTATTTCAGGATGAGGGCATCGAAGGTCCGTTTGGTGTCGAGCATCATCGCGAAGAGCGGGGCCTTGGCCTCGATGCCGGCTTTTTTCAGCTCCGCCCGCGGAATCTCCTTCTCTTGGTAATCGATCTTCTGGATGCCGAGCGAATTGGCTAGGCGCTTGGCCGGATCGATCGTGAGGACGATCGTCTTCATCCCCTGGGTCGCCGCATAGAGCGCCAGGGCGGCCGCGCTGGTGGTTTTGCCGACCCCGCCCGATCCGCAGCAGATCAAGACCTTCTTCTTCTCGATCAGGGTCCAAAGCGGGGTTTTCTTGATGGGGTTCATGGCGATTTGACCAGCTCCTGCTTCAAAATTTCACTCAGGCGCTCGGCGATGCGGACCGGCTCGCTGGTCGAGTAGACCAAGGGCAGCTCCAGGACTTGGCGCTCCCCGATCCGCTCGCGCAGCCGGTCGCTGTAGAACTCGGCCTGCTCCCGCCGGCGCAGATGGGATTGAAGCATCGGATTGTGGACCTTGTTCTTTTTCAAATCCTGCAGCGAATCGCCATCGAAGACCTTGGGCCACATCGAGTTGAGCAAGACCGGCCCGACCTCGACCTTGGCCTGCTCCCGCAGCTTCTCGTCCATCTCCACCGCTTCGTTGACCGGCATCTCCTCGGGCAGGGTCACGAGCCAGGTCAGGGTCTTCTGCGGATCGCGGATCAAGGTCAGGACTTCTTGGGCGTTGTTCTTGAGCGGACCGACCCGGATGGCGTCCACCACCACTTGTGGAACCGTGAGCAGCGAAAGGCTGTGGCCGGTGGAGGGGGCGTCGACGATGACCAAGTCGAAAGCCGGCGGCTTGCCCTGGCGGACCTCGTCCTCGACCAAGGCCCAGATCTTTCCGATGGTCAACAGCTCGGTCAGACCCGGAGCGGCGTCGATAAAGTGGCGAACGTACTTGTTGTTGAACACCGCGTTGTAGACGAACTGGAATTTGACCTGCCGAAGGACGTATTCCTCGAAGCAGGATTCGGCATCGAGCCGGAGCAGCGAAATGCCGTTTTTCACCGCTTTGGGCTTATAGCCGACTTCCTGGGCCTGGAAGAGCTCGGCCAAGTGGCTGAGGCCATGGGTCTCGACCAAGAGGACCTTGAGGCCGTGGCGCGAGGCCATCAGGGCCAAGGCCGCCGCGGCGGTGGTTTTGCCGACGCCGCCCTTGCCGCTGACGATCCAGAGGCGGCGCTTGAGCAAATCGTTCAGTTCCCAGCGCTTGGTCATGCGAGGGAGATCCTAAATTTCGCGTCGAGTTGCAAGGGAGTCCTTGCCGACGCCAACTTTTGTCTTTCTGCCCGGGAGGGATTCCGGGGACATCCTCCTCACTTTTTTCCCCGGCCCTCAAGCCGGGCCGGGGAAAGCTTGAACCATCGATGTCTATTGGAGGCTTTAGGGTGATCGACGGTTCAAAAGCCGTTCGGAGGAGTCCCCGGAATCCCTCCCTACCGCTGTGTTGGATAAGTTTTTTGAATCCTTGGTCCACTAATGGGAGGACGTCGAGAAATCGTCTGGGGCGAGGCGGACGACGAGGCGCGACGGAGGCGTAAACTGGACACCCAAAGCGTTGAGGAGGACAACGAAGCCCCAGGCGATTTATCGGCGTCCGGGCAGAAAGAACAAAAAAGGGCTGCCCCTTTCGGAGCAAGCCCTTTTTCGAGGGAGGTAAGATTGTGTGCTCGGCTTAGGCCGCTTTGCGGCTCAAGGTGCTCAGCCGTTTTTCGAGGCTGACGATCTTTTTCTCCAGCTTCACGACCTCTTCTTGGGTCGGGATGCTGAGCAACGAGAGCAATTCTTTCTTGGTCTGGTTCAGCGTCTGCTTGGCCCGTTGAACCAGATCGTTGTCGCCGAGGTTCTCGACCAAATGGCCGAGGTT
Proteins encoded in this region:
- the rsmA gene encoding 16S rRNA (adenine(1518)-N(6)/adenine(1519)-N(6))-dimethyltransferase RsmA encodes the protein MPVCRSEPDISSTFAKKSLGQHFLIREGIIHRILRALDLKAGEKVLEIGPGRGALTLPLAKTGAALLLVEKDRELAAGLREKLDASRVEILEADFLEVETAQLEARLGKAFKVVSNLPYNVGTAILSKLLHELAPASRLVLMFQKEVGERLLAKPGTKDYGSLSVFTQLAAETRLVCRVPPEAFRPPPQVESLVLAFELRERPALPRAKWESFESFVKTGFAQRRKMLRQNLRPALGGISAAEVEARLVAVGATAGARAEELSVQQWVELYSMISPFEKGGLRGI
- the tsaD gene encoding tRNA (adenosine(37)-N6)-threonylcarbamoyltransferase complex transferase subunit TsaD produces the protein MLVLGIESSCDDLSMALVEKGRVLSNVTASQTLDHAPFGGVVPEIASRRHLDHLESTLELALSKAGKSLDQVEGLAATHAPGLVGSLLVGLNFAKGLAFASKLPFRGIHHIEGHLWSSFLENEPRFPLLGLAVSGGHTHLYEIESFGRYRLLGHTVDDAAGEAFDKIAKRMGLPFPGGPAIQKLAEEGDPEAFAFSVPQVKGKPLHTSFSGMKTAATEYLEGLEESRYADLAASFQKGAVRALIAIVRRALEKHPVHQLAVAGGVACNGPLRQALAELAAERGVELILPAPKYCTDNGAMIAAVGERYLERGMTSPLTLNAFARLPLGA
- the ybgF gene encoding tol-pal system protein YbgF, with protein sequence MLPTSGRAQTMADLQARIDKNNQEVAQAVNSMNEIRQEFRSIKGTLDSTDYLRKESERVYQDLDQRVSGLEDRIGQIHNLLKDLNTKLTPAAPGTAPAAAAPSASTQEVADFQSLLNLTNARDYRAAASGFMGFIRKYPQSNLNGSAQYWVAESFYSLGDYAKAISEFQVLATKYPQHPRVKEAVYKQGLAFQKLNKPAEAKLFYQKAISAYPGSAEAYLAQGRLTRMEEMEKNKTNVALSPPGATPAPAPKNTGTEAPGANRPLMKPQPMPRAPLPAATPAPAPKTPTPLPPDTAGSGSAPLF
- the pal gene encoding peptidoglycan-associated lipoprotein Pal, translating into MTMKAYRKILTLALTAGLVVGAAACQKKGPVASDEGVDTMSVPLEAIHFDFDKYNIRSDASQKLNNHAEWLKSNPKVNIIIEGNTDEWGTEEYNLALGERRANAAKSYLSNLGISSDRMSTISYGESRPVNPEHNQAAWDANRRDDFKGRK
- a CDS encoding nitrilase-related carbon-nitrogen hydrolase; translated protein: MKKLRIHLIQFPTVAGRPLMTLARVSQRLSGFTPKAGDWLLFPEMWPSGFSLADAPRLQEETEACFSWLQAYARRFKAYLAGSMLELSGRRGFNRAYVIGPSGRLKASYRKIHLFEHGGEHRYFSPGKAPSLFTSPWGKIGLAICYDLRFPELFRRLSQEGAKIFLVPSAWPRERIDHFLSLLKARAIENQAYVVGVNKVGPGFHRAPLIYGGHSAAFDPWGGSLAQMDARPGRRTVELDMAHLEEIRRRYPFLRSRVLG
- a CDS encoding PilZ domain-containing protein, yielding MEGRSKKEKRLYPRKPIRTQVVFENEDSEGVLYFFSTDISAGGLFLETDLPIRLGTQVFLRFSLIPKARPIQATGEVVRVMRDRNEAGEGKVGIGIRFIYIHPLDRELIQDFIGPATAQRR
- a CDS encoding ArsA-related P-loop ATPase produces the protein MNPIKKTPLWTLIEKKKVLICCGSGGVGKTTSAAALALYAATQGMKTIVLTIDPAKRLANSLGIQKIDYQEKEIPRAELKKAGIEAKAPLFAMMLDTKRTFDALILKYAPSPEKAQAILENQLYQHLSSMIAGSQEYMAMEKLYEVVEERDYDLVVLDTPPSRHALDFLDAPGKMSAMVGDSVMKWFLKPSLFVGKSSLQMLDRSVKRVFKTFDKVAGFEFLQDLSKMLVSVSGLLEGFQERAQKVELLLHDKETGFLLIAAPQPIPLREAEYFHRKIEQNSLPFAGFIFNRVQLKPEGPAEPPKALKPKTQAEYRELAYLFQSLSERDRREIEAFRDRLDLARQGLIFKIMPQLEHDIHDLAGLYEVGMKLFRE
- a CDS encoding ArsA family ATPase is translated as MTKRWELNDLLKRRLWIVSGKGGVGKTTAAAALALMASRHGLKVLLVETHGLSHLAELFQAQEVGYKPKAVKNGISLLRLDAESCFEEYVLRQVKFQFVYNAVFNNKYVRHFIDAAPGLTELLTIGKIWALVEDEVRQGKPPAFDLVIVDAPSTGHSLSLLTVPQVVVDAIRVGPLKNNAQEVLTLIRDPQKTLTWLVTLPEEMPVNEAVEMDEKLREQAKVEVGPVLLNSMWPKVFDGDSLQDLKKNKVHNPMLQSHLRRREQAEFYSDRLRERIGERQVLELPLVYSTSEPVRIAERLSEILKQELVKSP